The following coding sequences lie in one Bremerella alba genomic window:
- a CDS encoding transposase yields KEEDYEAFLRVLGEGLRRYPVELFALTLMPNHWHLILRPEQDSMMGRMLRWVTATHTQRYHAHWRWTNKADREPRLLSPWPIARTPNWLQRVNESLSEKELGALRQCVSRGRPYGNQEWTQAEAQRSGLSYTLRPRGRPRKSS; encoded by the coding sequence CAAAGAGGAAGACTATGAAGCATTTCTTCGCGTGCTGGGCGAAGGGCTGCGGCGTTACCCGGTCGAGCTCTTCGCACTGACGTTGATGCCCAATCATTGGCATTTGATTCTTCGTCCCGAGCAAGACAGCATGATGGGGCGGATGCTCCGCTGGGTCACGGCCACGCACACGCAGCGTTACCACGCTCATTGGCGTTGGACGAACAAAGCCGATCGGGAGCCCCGTCTGCTTTCTCCCTGGCCAATTGCTCGAACGCCCAACTGGCTCCAACGTGTGAACGAATCACTTAGCGAGAAAGAACTCGGCGCCCTCCGCCAATGCGTCAGCCGCGGCCGACCCTATGGCAATCAAGAATGGACACAAGCCGAGGCCCAGCGTTCCGGCTTGAGTTACACCCTCCGCCCCCGCGGGCGGCCGCGTAAGAGTAGTTAG